The following coding sequences lie in one Salmo salar chromosome ssa13, Ssal_v3.1, whole genome shotgun sequence genomic window:
- the LOC106567016 gene encoding N-alpha-acetyltransferase 10 isoform X1 — translation MNIRNARPEDLMNMQHCNLLCLPENYQMKYYFYHGLSWPQLSYIAEDENGKIVGYVLAKMEEDPDDVPHGHITSLAVKRSHRRLGLAQKLMDQASRAMIENFNAKYVSLHVRKSSNRAALHLYSNTLKFQISEIEPKYYADGEDAYAMKRDLAHMADEVPQLRKSGMKALGQETPTATTTPGDQEKEGEGDSGGENKDLSEVSEATESTDVKDSSSDSQ, via the exons ATGAATATTCGCAACGCAAGG CCGGAGGACCTTATGAACATGCAGCACTGCAACCTGCTGTGTCTCCCAGAGAACTACCAGATGAAATACTACTTCTACCACGGACTGTCCTGGCCGCAG CTCTCCTACATCGCAGAGGATGAGAATGGCAAAATAGTGGGATATGTTTTAGCCAAGAT GGAGGAGGATCCAGATGATGTCCCCCATGGTCACATCACATCCCTG GCTGTCAAGCGCTCTCACAGACGTTTGGGACTAGCTCAGAAGCTGATGGACCAAGCCAGTCGAGCTATGATTGAAAACTTCAACGCCAAATATGTCTCACTTCATGTCCGGAAAAG CAGTAACCGAGCGGCCTTGCACCTGTACTCAAACACACTGAAATTCCA GATTAGCGAAATAGAGCCCAAGTACTATGCAGATGGGGAGGATGCCTATGCCATGAAGAGAGACCTAGCCCACATGGCTGATGag GTCCCACAGTTGAGGAAGTCAGGAATGAAGGCACTGGGTCAGGAGACACCTACCGCTACGACCACACCTGGTGaccaggagaaagagggagagggggacagcgGAGGAGAGAACAAAGACCTCAGTGAAGTTAGCGAGGCCACAGAGAGCACAGACGTCAAAGATTCATCCTCCGATTCACAATGA
- the LOC106567016 gene encoding N-alpha-acetyltransferase 10 isoform X2, with translation MNIRNARPEDLMNMQHCNLLCLPENYQMKYYFYHGLSWPQLSYIAEDENGKIVGYVLAKMEEDPDDVPHGHITSLAVKRSHRRLGLAQKLMDQASRAMIENFNAKYVSLHVRKSNRAALHLYSNTLKFQISEIEPKYYADGEDAYAMKRDLAHMADEVPQLRKSGMKALGQETPTATTTPGDQEKEGEGDSGGENKDLSEVSEATESTDVKDSSSDSQ, from the exons ATGAATATTCGCAACGCAAGG CCGGAGGACCTTATGAACATGCAGCACTGCAACCTGCTGTGTCTCCCAGAGAACTACCAGATGAAATACTACTTCTACCACGGACTGTCCTGGCCGCAG CTCTCCTACATCGCAGAGGATGAGAATGGCAAAATAGTGGGATATGTTTTAGCCAAGAT GGAGGAGGATCCAGATGATGTCCCCCATGGTCACATCACATCCCTG GCTGTCAAGCGCTCTCACAGACGTTTGGGACTAGCTCAGAAGCTGATGGACCAAGCCAGTCGAGCTATGATTGAAAACTTCAACGCCAAATATGTCTCACTTCATGTCCGGAAAAG TAACCGAGCGGCCTTGCACCTGTACTCAAACACACTGAAATTCCA GATTAGCGAAATAGAGCCCAAGTACTATGCAGATGGGGAGGATGCCTATGCCATGAAGAGAGACCTAGCCCACATGGCTGATGag GTCCCACAGTTGAGGAAGTCAGGAATGAAGGCACTGGGTCAGGAGACACCTACCGCTACGACCACACCTGGTGaccaggagaaagagggagagggggacagcgGAGGAGAGAACAAAGACCTCAGTGAAGTTAGCGAGGCCACAGAGAGCACAGACGTCAAAGATTCATCCTCCGATTCACAATGA